One segment of Cetobacterium sp. NK01 DNA contains the following:
- the truB gene encoding tRNA pseudouridine(55) synthase TruB — MEGIIVIDKPIGITSFDVIRVLRRNLKERRIGHTGTLDPLATGILVICVGKATKLAQDIEGYEKEYVADLELGFKTDTYDIEGKVLAKVEEFNISYENFEETLETFKGDIKQIPPMYSAIKVDGKKLYELAREGVEIERKARDVSIKNLETISFDGVKAKIDCTVSKGTYIRSLIYDLGEKLGTFATMTGLRRTRVGEEDLARAFTLETIEKMVSENDFSFLVSIEDYFKFPKVDIEDENDLKLFVNGQRCKKRINEGKYRVYSKNNFIGLGEVTKGLLKGYKYY; from the coding sequence TTGGAAGGAATAATAGTTATAGATAAACCTATCGGTATAACTTCCTTTGATGTTATAAGGGTTTTAAGAAGAAATTTGAAAGAAAGAAGAATAGGACATACAGGAACTTTAGATCCTTTAGCAACTGGAATTCTAGTTATTTGTGTAGGGAAAGCTACAAAATTAGCACAGGATATAGAAGGATATGAAAAAGAGTATGTTGCAGATTTAGAACTTGGTTTTAAAACAGATACCTATGATATAGAGGGGAAAGTTTTAGCTAAAGTAGAAGAGTTTAATATTTCTTATGAAAATTTTGAAGAAACATTAGAAACATTTAAAGGAGATATAAAGCAAATACCACCAATGTATTCTGCTATAAAAGTGGATGGAAAGAAGCTTTATGAGTTAGCAAGAGAAGGTGTAGAGATTGAGAGAAAAGCTAGAGATGTTAGTATAAAAAATCTAGAAACTATATCTTTTGATGGAGTAAAGGCTAAGATTGATTGTACAGTTTCAAAAGGTACATATATAAGAAGTCTAATTTATGATTTAGGTGAGAAATTAGGAACTTTTGCAACAATGACTGGTTTAAGAAGAACTAGAGTTGGAGAAGAGGATTTAGCAAGAGCATTCACATTAGAAACTATTGAAAAAATGGTATCAGAGAATGATTTTTCTTTCTTAGTTTCAATAGAGGATTATTTTAAATTTCCTAAAGTAGATATTGAAGATGAAAATGATTTAAAACTTTTTGTTAATGGTCAAAGATGTAAAAAAAGAATAAATGAAGGAAAATATAGAGTTTATTCTAAGAATAATTTTATAGGCTTAGGTGAGGTTACAAAAGGATTATTAAAAGGTTACAAATATTATTAA
- a CDS encoding DUF1904 domain-containing protein, with translation MPHLKFRGIDKKVLIENSKELIDELTSIIKCDRTWFTIEHTETEYIFDGAIVPGYTFVDVAWFDRGQETKDIVADFITKFCKKLTNNNDTTVIFYPLEGSNYYDNGEHF, from the coding sequence ATGCCACACTTAAAATTTAGAGGTATTGATAAAAAAGTTTTAATTGAAAATAGTAAAGAACTAATTGATGAACTTACTTCAATTATCAAATGCGACAGAACTTGGTTCACTATTGAACACACTGAAACTGAATATATTTTTGATGGAGCTATTGTTCCTGGATATACTTTTGTAGATGTAGCTTGGTTCGATAGAGGTCAGGAAACAAAAGATATTGTTGCTGATTTCATTACAAAGTTTTGTAAAAAATTGACAAACAATAACGACACTACAGTTATCTTCTATCCCCTTGAAGGTTCTAACTATTACGATAATGGAGAGCATTTTTAA
- a CDS encoding shikimate kinase, whose amino-acid sequence MKSNIALIGFMGSGKTTIGRILAKSLDMKFIDIDRCISIREKKTIPEIFEEHGEKYFRDLERSIIEEESRDNNIVISTGGGAIIDNVNIKNLKSTSFVVYLDCDINTIYERVKRSKTRPLLNNSEDVFKTIQDLYEKRQTLYKISSDFSIKIDLNTNIYDSVEKIKNAYILS is encoded by the coding sequence ATGAAATCTAATATCGCTCTGATAGGCTTTATGGGAAGTGGAAAAACTACTATTGGTAGAATTTTAGCTAAAAGTTTAGATATGAAATTCATAGATATTGATCGTTGTATATCTATCCGGGAAAAAAAAACTATTCCTGAAATATTTGAAGAGCATGGTGAAAAATATTTTAGAGATTTAGAGAGATCTATTATCGAAGAGGAATCTAGAGATAACAACATAGTCATTTCTACAGGTGGTGGAGCTATTATAGATAATGTAAATATTAAAAATTTAAAATCCACTTCTTTTGTAGTGTACCTAGATTGTGATATAAATACTATTTATGAAAGAGTTAAAAGAAGTAAAACAAGACCGCTTCTTAATAATTCCGAAGATGTTTTTAAAACTATCCAAGATTTGTATGAAAAAAGACAAACTCTTTATAAAATCTCTTCTGATTTTTCTATTAAGATAGATTTAAATACAAATATTTACGATAGTGTTGAAAAAATAAAAAATGCTTATATATTAAGCTAA
- a CDS encoding putative glycoside hydrolase — protein sequence MRVKDKKKFFRFLILLTIFIFTISCGMKRFVFNDKQQTSEMVSDEIKVDVLSLNKTKEITELKKKDLPIEEVKIEKTEVLDENSTKSLKVEKTEKSLEKEVVTKNFKYIKNQTLFVYKDETQKNKVDTLRRGTKIEVLEAKELDLNGKKKEVLKISYKKDLKNRSGWITKVDLANTLNEILPSTWKNLDFTTNYPVNNFPNNPRVDVKGVYLNIYTIGSTKKMERLINLANTTEINAFVIDVKDDNGVLSFEMEAPKKFGIPVSKNYPIKNIGEFMKKMKENNIYTIARIVSFKDPTYAKANPDKVITSKDTGKPYTNSDGIIWVSAHDRNLWEYNLAVAEEAAKAGFNEIQFDYVRFPASNGGKLDAKLNYRNTKNESKPETIQKYLKYARQRLNALGVYTSADVYGQVGTFSDDMGLGQHWETVTQVVDYISPMMYPSHYGNGAYGISVPDAQPYKTIYHSVKDSINRNENVEAPATIRPWIQAFTAKWVKGYIPYNEKEIREQIKAMNDLGVTEYLLWSPSNNYKITGK from the coding sequence GTGAGAGTAAAAGACAAGAAGAAATTTTTTAGATTTTTAATATTATTAACAATTTTTATTTTTACAATTTCTTGTGGAATGAAAAGATTCGTTTTTAATGACAAACAGCAAACTTCAGAAATGGTGAGCGATGAAATAAAGGTGGATGTTTTATCTTTGAATAAAACTAAAGAAATTACAGAATTAAAAAAAAAAGATTTGCCTATAGAAGAAGTTAAAATAGAAAAAACAGAAGTTTTAGATGAAAATAGCACAAAAAGTTTAAAAGTAGAAAAAACAGAGAAGTCATTAGAAAAAGAAGTAGTTACTAAAAATTTTAAATATATAAAAAATCAGACTTTATTTGTTTATAAAGATGAAACTCAAAAGAATAAAGTTGATACTTTAAGAAGGGGAACTAAAATAGAAGTTTTAGAAGCCAAAGAGTTAGATCTTAATGGTAAGAAAAAAGAAGTTTTAAAAATATCTTACAAAAAAGATTTGAAAAATAGAAGTGGTTGGATAACAAAGGTTGATTTAGCAAATACTTTAAATGAAATTTTACCTTCTACTTGGAAAAATTTGGATTTTACAACAAATTATCCTGTAAATAATTTTCCAAATAATCCTAGAGTGGATGTAAAAGGTGTATATCTAAATATTTATACTATAGGAAGCACAAAAAAGATGGAGAGACTTATAAATTTAGCTAATACAACAGAGATAAATGCCTTTGTAATTGATGTAAAAGATGATAATGGTGTTTTATCTTTTGAAATGGAAGCTCCTAAAAAATTTGGAATACCAGTTTCGAAAAATTATCCTATAAAAAATATAGGTGAATTTATGAAAAAAATGAAGGAGAATAATATTTATACAATAGCTAGAATTGTTTCTTTTAAAGATCCTACTTATGCAAAAGCAAATCCAGATAAAGTAATAACATCAAAAGATACAGGAAAACCATACACAAATAGTGATGGAATAATATGGGTTTCTGCACACGATAGAAATCTTTGGGAATATAATTTAGCAGTGGCAGAAGAAGCAGCTAAAGCTGGATTTAATGAAATACAGTTTGATTATGTTAGATTTCCAGCTTCAAACGGAGGGAAATTAGATGCAAAATTAAATTATAGAAATACAAAAAATGAATCTAAACCGGAAACGATACAGAAGTATTTGAAATATGCAAGACAGAGATTAAATGCTTTAGGAGTATATACAAGTGCGGATGTGTATGGACAAGTTGGAACATTTAGTGATGATATGGGATTAGGTCAACATTGGGAGACGGTAACTCAAGTTGTAGATTATATCTCTCCAATGATGTATCCAAGTCACTATGGAAATGGAGCTTATGGAATATCTGTCCCAGATGCGCAACCTTATAAAACAATTTATCACTCAGTTAAAGATTCTATAAATAGAAATGAGAATGTGGAGGCGCCGGCAACAATAAGACCTTGGATACAAGCCTTTACTGCAAAATGGGTAAAAGGATATATCCCTTATAATGAAAAGGAAATAAGAGAACAAATTAAAGCGATGAATGATTTGGGAGTAACAGAGTATTTGTTATGGAGTCCAAGTAATAACTATAAGATCACAGGGAAATAA
- a CDS encoding M16 family metallopeptidase, with protein sequence MKKRILLFTLMFFTLQLLVFSNSTTDLKVSENLISGTFDNGLQYYIFKNKKPENRASLNLVVKAGSLYEEEDQQGLAHFLEHMAFNGTTKYKKNELIKYLQSLGLSFGGDLNAYTSFSETVYKLQVPTSKKDLETGFDVLKEWASEVTLDSKDVENEKNIIIEEWRLRQGISQRVGDLQKKILYGDSWYSKRFPIGFPETIKNATSKRLRDYYEKWYQPENMAVVAVGDFNVDEVKQLITNNFSQLKNKTKVVDEHFSIALPKEDSVTIFTDPELTTTNFNIMWKEPIISINTEDSFKKNLEKILLNSILNTRFSILSKDKDSPFIYSSIYNFPLNKDTGIYAVSSLIKDNNINQSITYIIDNLKDISINGISKTELENEKINLLNNLKTILNNKESIKNDTFMDSIIDYILNNNVFMEPDTEYILTNKIIENIDTNDLKGIAQSILSSNYDVLLTSRENMKETLPKEKDIKDLIDLLLSQNTTSIKLNSFNTKLVDLKLVPGTSKILSVEKDYTKLLLSNGIEVLYKKTTFDKDKITFKLTKLQGNSSLNYSQYINSLFLPEILSSSGVGDIDYSSLELYFKGKNFSVEPFIDDYTQGFLISTNKENLSEALKYFRTLISDPKFDENIIESNLKTNRELIKNRDFSPRALLKKEYLETLNNNHPRKKPLTLEDLSYINQNELNNTFNNLFTNFKDYKLTIVGSIDEKTLLKDLDYYFANLPTNENSQSYKPLDVSYPNTYIKKVVTKGVDKKATVILTFPYIGDFSIENRVMYGALSNLLNILLIEDVREKIGGVYSISSSSNLEKLNFGENYLQIAFNTDTKRVDEVISKVKQTIKNIQDGNFPENKILDIQKNYELNFEIALKTNNFWDNFLDKKNLISDYEFYTPMRYNKIVDYNSIRSFSNRVLNINNCVEVILLPEKEE encoded by the coding sequence ATGAAAAAAAGAATATTGTTATTTACTCTAATGTTTTTTACTCTACAACTTTTGGTTTTTAGTAACAGTACCACAGATTTAAAAGTATCTGAAAATTTAATTTCAGGAACTTTTGACAATGGTTTACAATATTATATATTTAAAAATAAAAAACCTGAAAATAGAGCTTCTTTGAACCTTGTAGTGAAAGCTGGTTCTCTTTATGAGGAGGAGGATCAACAAGGATTAGCACATTTTTTAGAGCACATGGCTTTTAATGGTACTACTAAATATAAAAAAAATGAACTTATTAAATATCTTCAATCATTAGGACTTAGTTTTGGTGGAGATTTAAATGCTTACACTAGTTTTTCTGAAACTGTTTATAAACTTCAAGTTCCAACTTCTAAAAAAGATTTAGAAACTGGTTTTGACGTTCTTAAAGAATGGGCTTCAGAAGTAACTTTAGATTCAAAAGATGTTGAAAATGAAAAAAATATAATTATTGAAGAATGGAGATTAAGACAAGGTATTTCTCAAAGAGTTGGTGATTTGCAAAAGAAAATTCTATATGGTGACTCTTGGTATTCTAAAAGATTTCCCATTGGTTTTCCTGAAACTATAAAAAATGCAACTTCTAAAAGATTGAGAGATTATTATGAAAAATGGTATCAACCTGAAAACATGGCTGTTGTTGCTGTTGGAGACTTTAATGTAGATGAGGTTAAGCAACTTATTACCAATAATTTCTCTCAATTAAAAAATAAAACAAAGGTTGTCGATGAACATTTTTCTATCGCTCTTCCTAAAGAAGACTCTGTAACTATTTTTACTGATCCTGAATTAACTACTACTAACTTTAATATAATGTGGAAAGAACCTATAATATCTATAAATACTGAAGATTCTTTCAAGAAAAATTTAGAAAAAATATTACTTAACTCTATTTTAAATACAAGATTTTCTATTTTATCTAAAGACAAAGACTCTCCATTTATTTATTCATCAATCTATAATTTTCCTCTTAATAAAGATACTGGAATTTACGCTGTTTCATCTTTAATAAAAGACAACAATATAAATCAATCTATAACTTATATAATTGATAATCTTAAAGATATTTCTATAAATGGTATTTCTAAAACTGAGCTAGAAAACGAAAAAATAAATTTATTAAACAATCTTAAAACTATTCTTAATAATAAAGAAAGTATTAAAAACGATACTTTCATGGATTCTATCATAGATTATATTTTGAATAATAACGTTTTTATGGAACCTGATACTGAGTACATATTAACTAACAAAATTATAGAAAATATAGATACTAATGATCTAAAAGGCATTGCACAATCTATTCTTTCTTCAAATTATGATGTTTTATTGACATCAAGAGAGAATATGAAAGAAACCCTTCCTAAAGAAAAAGATATTAAAGACCTTATAGATTTACTTTTATCTCAAAATACAACATCCATTAAATTAAATTCTTTTAATACTAAGTTAGTTGATTTAAAGTTAGTTCCTGGTACCTCTAAAATTCTTTCTGTTGAAAAAGATTATACTAAGCTTCTTCTTTCTAATGGAATAGAAGTTTTATATAAAAAAACTACTTTTGATAAAGATAAAATAACATTTAAATTAACAAAACTACAAGGAAATTCAAGTTTAAATTACTCACAATATATAAATTCACTTTTTTTACCAGAAATTCTTTCTAGTTCTGGAGTTGGAGATATCGACTATTCCTCTCTTGAATTATACTTTAAGGGTAAAAATTTTAGTGTTGAACCATTTATTGATGATTATACTCAAGGATTCTTAATTTCTACAAATAAAGAAAACTTGTCTGAAGCTTTAAAGTATTTTAGAACACTTATTTCAGACCCTAAATTTGATGAAAATATTATTGAATCAAATTTAAAAACAAATAGAGAGTTGATTAAAAATAGAGATTTTTCTCCTAGAGCTTTATTAAAAAAAGAATATTTAGAAACTCTTAATAATAATCACCCTCGAAAAAAACCTTTAACTCTTGAGGATCTATCATATATTAACCAAAATGAACTCAATAATACTTTTAATAATTTATTCACTAATTTTAAAGATTATAAATTAACTATCGTTGGTTCTATTGATGAAAAAACTTTGCTAAAAGATTTAGATTATTATTTCGCTAATCTGCCTACTAATGAAAATTCACAAAGTTATAAACCTTTAGATGTCTCTTATCCAAATACTTATATAAAAAAGGTTGTTACTAAAGGAGTTGATAAAAAAGCAACAGTTATTTTAACCTTCCCTTATATTGGAGATTTCTCTATAGAAAATAGAGTTATGTATGGAGCTTTATCAAATCTTCTAAATATACTTTTAATAGAAGATGTTAGAGAAAAAATTGGTGGAGTTTACTCTATCTCCTCTTCTTCAAATCTTGAAAAATTAAATTTTGGAGAAAATTATCTTCAAATTGCTTTTAATACTGATACTAAGAGAGTTGACGAAGTAATCTCTAAAGTTAAACAAACTATAAAAAACATACAAGACGGAAATTTTCCAGAAAATAAAATTTTAGATATACAAAAAAATTACGAACTTAATTTTGAGATAGCTTTAAAAACTAATAACTTTTGGGATAACTTCTTAGATAAAAAAAATTTAATATCAGACTATGAATTTTATACTCCTATGAGGTATAATAAGATTGTAGATTATAATTCTATAAGAAGCTTTTCTAATAGAGTACTTAATATAAACAACTGTGTAGAAGTTATACTTCTGCCAGAAAAGGAGGAGTAA